In the Mastomys coucha isolate ucsf_1 unplaced genomic scaffold, UCSF_Mcou_1 pScaffold18, whole genome shotgun sequence genome, one interval contains:
- the Fam151a gene encoding protein FAM151A: MSCKQWCSSSQAKWILAGSVSMTLVLAISMILGLTLYQRTQPGCEKDAVCRPDADMLDYLMSMGQISHQDGLLVTWYHAANSKKAMEAALNSDVMVLEADVTVEGFNTANETEVPIMAHPPAIYSDNTLQEWLEAVLASSQKGIKLDFKSLKAVGPSLDLLRQLTEAGRIRRPVWINADILRGPNVPISIEINATQFLALVQEKYPKATISPGFTTLYVPQLPNSTYTQAMVEKMQELVGALPQKVTFPVRAVMTRAAWPHFSWLLSQSERYSLTLWQGASDPVSVEDLLFIRDNSATHQIYYDLFEPVLSQFKQLALNTTRKRIYYTGGSLIPLLQQPKGDGLEVEWLVLKVNGTGRRAAITVPDREGMILLDVGLLEPEAGTPVPILRASDGPVLTLESCLLYLAVHPRRWGIHVNIVEPTALRPSLATLARLSTLGHLPWPVWVGATVSHGSFVVPGHVAGRELLTAVAEVFPHVTVAPGWPEEMLGSGYQEQMVTDMLELCQGLRQPVSFQLQAGPLGQSPAKTVARLLASSPRATVTVYHSTAGNSYADVWAGLWVARAVDRTRVYYRIPQEYWKDLQADVSRNRPSSRTGPSNVEGFPGESR; this comes from the exons ATGTCTTGTAAGCAGTGGTGCTCCAGCAGCCAGGCCAAGTGGATCCTTGCTGGCAGTGTCAGTATGACACTGGTGTTGGCCATTTCGATGATCCTGGGCCTAACCCTGTATCAGCGCACCCAACCAG GCTGTGAGAAGGATGCGGTTTGCCGTCCTGATGCTGACATGCTGGACTACCTGATGAGCATGGGCCAGATCAGCCACCAGGATGGCTTGCTGGTCACCTGGTACCATGCAGCCAACAGCAAGAAAGCGATGGAGGCCGCCCTGAACA GTGACGTCATGGTCTTAGAAGCCGATGTCACTGTAGAAGGGTTCAACACAGCCAATGAGACCGAGGTGCCCATTATGGCCCACCCTCCAGCCATCTACAGTGACAACACCCTGCAGGAGTGGCTGGAAGCTGTCCTGGCCTCATCCCAGAAGG GCATCAAACTGGACTTCAAGAGTCTCAAGGCTGTAGGCCCCTCCCTGGACCTCCTTCGGCAACTGACTGAGGCTGGCAGGATTCGGAGACCTGTGTGGATCAATGCTGACATCCTGAGGGGCCCCAACGTGCCCATCTCGATTGAGATCAATGCTACCCA gTTTCTGGCCCTTGTCCAGGAGAAGTATCCAAAGGCCACCATTTCTCCAGGCTTTACCACTCTTTATGTGCCTCAGTTGCCAAACAGCACATACACCCAAGCCATGGTGGAAAAAATGCAGGAGCTGGTCGGAGCGCTGCCACAGAAGGTCACCTTCCCAGTGCGGGCTGTCATGACCCGGGCTGCTTGGCCCCACTTCAGCTGGCTTCTGAGCCAATCTGAGAG GTACAGCCTGACACTGTGGCAGGGTGCCTCAGACCCTGTGTCAGTAGAAGATCTCCTCTTCATCCGGGACAACAGTGCCACTCACCAAATCTACTATGACCTCTTTGAGCCTGTCTTGTCGCAGTTTAAGCAGCTGGCCT TGAACACCACCCGGAAGCGAATCTACTACACAGGTGGCAGCCTGATCCCTCTTCTCCAGCAGCCCAAGGGTGATGGTCTGGAGGTAGAGTGGCTGGTTCTGAAAGTGAATGGCACAGGGAGAAGAGCAGCCATTACTGTCCCTG ACAGAGAAGGCATGATCCTGCTGGACGTTGGCCTACTGGAACCTGAGGCTGGGACCCCTGTGCCCATCCTGCGTGCCTCAGATGGTCCTGTTCTGACACTGGAGTCGTGTCTGCTATACCTGGCTGTTCACCCCAGGCGCTGGGGCATCcatgtgaacatagtggaacccACAGCTCTCCGGCCGTCCCTGGCCACATTAGCGCGCCTCTCCACCCTCGGCCATCTGCCCTGGCCTGTGTGGGTGGGGGCCACAGTCTCACATGGTAGTTTTGTGGTCCCTGGCCACGTAGCTGGCAGAGAGCTGCTCACAGCTGTGGCTGAAGTTTTCCCCCATGTGACTGTGGCACCGGGCTGGCCTGAAGAGATGCTGGGCAGTGGCTATCAGGAGCAGATGGTCACAGATATGCTGGAGCTGTGTCAGGGACTCCGGCAACCTGTGTCCTTCCAGCTGCAGGCTGGGCCACTGGGCCAGAGTCCAGCCAAAACTGTGGCCAGGTTACTGGCATCGTCCCCTAGAGCCACTGTTACAGTGTACCACAGCACTGCTGGGAACAGCTATGCGGATGTGTGGGCTGGATTGTGGGTGGCCAGAGCCGTGGACAGGACCCGAGTCTATTACAGGATACCCCAGGAGTACTGGAAAGACTTGCAGGCAGATGTGAGCAGGAACCGACCATCCAGTAGGACTGGACCATCTAATGTGGAAGGCTTCCCTGGGGAGTCGAGGTGA